In Patescibacteria group bacterium, the following proteins share a genomic window:
- a CDS encoding DUF3006 family protein, with translation MKIIFIIDRFEGEEAILKTEDGKETVAFPRRLLPAANEGAMINFDLKTLKEAEEEKRKKAKDVLNEILNLEEESPDN, from the coding sequence ATGAAAATAATTTTCATAATCGATCGCTTCGAGGGGGAAGAAGCCATTTTAAAAACCGAAGACGGAAAAGAGACGGTAGCCTTTCCCCGCCGCCTTCTGCCAGCGGCAAACGAGGGGGCGATGATCAATTTTGACTTAAAAACTTTGAAAGAAGCCGAGGAGGAAAAGAGAAAAAAGGCCAAAGACGTTTTAAATGAGATTTTAAATCTGGAAGAAGAAAGCCCTGACAATTAA
- a CDS encoding RNA methyltransferase, whose amino-acid sequence MNHKIITSRENPKIKEIIKLKSSRKEREAKALAVAEGYRELNLALQAEHNIDSLFFCPEFLKGRPIFNLPPDKLIEVSPSVFEKISFRENPDGVLAILRLTPPSLAGIKLSKNPLVIVLEAVEKPGNLGAILRTADAAGVDAVLISDPKTDLYNPNVIRASQGTIFTTRVAAGSRGEILAFLGSKGISLIATTPGAKKLYTQIDLKKPTAILMGTEDRGLSDAWLKAADEKVKIPMYGKIDSLNVSVSAAVIVYEALRQRTRD is encoded by the coding sequence ATGAATCATAAAATTATTACCAGCCGGGAAAATCCGAAAATAAAAGAAATAATCAAGCTGAAATCAAGCCGCAAAGAGCGCGAAGCCAAGGCCTTGGCTGTCGCCGAAGGCTACCGGGAATTAAATTTAGCCTTGCAAGCTGAACATAATATCGATTCCCTCTTTTTTTGCCCCGAATTTTTAAAGGGCAGGCCAATATTTAATCTTCCACCAGACAAACTGATTGAGGTTTCGCCGTCGGTCTTTGAAAAAATTTCTTTTCGCGAAAATCCGGACGGCGTCCTGGCAATACTGCGCTTAACCCCTCCTTCATTAGCCGGCATTAAACTTTCAAAAAATCCACTGGTAATAGTTTTGGAAGCGGTAGAAAAGCCCGGCAACCTCGGGGCGATCCTGCGGACCGCCGACGCGGCCGGTGTCGACGCGGTTTTGATTTCTGATCCGAAGACCGATTTATATAATCCCAATGTCATTCGCGCGAGCCAGGGAACGATTTTTACTACGCGGGTCGCGGCTGGTTCGCGCGGCGAGATTCTTGCGTTCCTGGGATCCAAAGGCATTTCCCTCATAGCTACGACGCCGGGAGCAAAGAAACTTTACACCCAGATTGATTTAAAAAAACCGACCGCAATTTTAATGGGAACCGAAGACCGGGGCTTGTCAGACGCCTGGCTAAAAGCGGCCGATGAAAAAGTTAAAATCCCCATGTACGGAAAAATCGATTCATTGAATGTTTCCGTTTCCGCCGCCGTAATAGTCTATGAAGCTTTGCGCCAGCGAACGCGGGATTAA
- a CDS encoding GIY-YIG nuclease family protein, with amino-acid sequence MFYIYALLFESGRIYVGMTSDLETRIKDHKRGKTKSTKNRGNFQVAILGEAENRTNARQKEKYWKSGCGKEKIKTTWSGSSVGYLPAGRQGALPCYVLYLCSVI; translated from the coding sequence ATGTTCTATATTTATGCTCTGTTATTTGAATCAGGCAGAATATACGTCGGTATGACGTCTGATTTAGAAACCCGAATAAAAGATCATAAACGTGGAAAGACAAAATCCACAAAAAACAGAGGAAATTTCCAAGTCGCAATTCTTGGGGAAGCAGAAAACCGGACAAACGCACGCCAAAAAGAAAAGTACTGGAAATCAGGATGTGGCAAAGAAAAAATAAAAACTACCTGGAGTGGTAGCTCAGTTGGTTACCTGCCTGCCGGCAGGCAGGGAGCGCTGCCCTGTTATGTTCTATATTTATGCTCTGTTATTTGA
- a CDS encoding ATP-binding cassette domain-containing protein codes for MAEEVILRFDEVAFEYEEKKPILDAASFSVRKSAKITLMGQNGAGKSSMFALIMGELKPKSGRVSVANNATIATARQVMAREDLDLTVEQYFAKAFEIVPGNLASRISKVLEAVNLDVPTDRRVGDLSGGQQARLLLAFALIQNPDILLLDEPTNNLDQEGIDHLITFLIMYDKTVIVISHDADFLNCFTEGVIYLDVFTKKIETYVGDYYSVVEEISKRVEREQRKNAQLKKQIIDRKEKVNFFANKGGKMRKLAKKLKDETAELEEDMVDVRQEDRTIRPFDIPTQEIVGEIVKISAVKIIYNHEPQIKKVDKTLRKKMHLLVTGPNGVGKSTFLRSLVSGKNKEAKILEQVRVGYYSQDFSNLDFNQTVFESLQSVLADGTDTQTMRSVAAGFLITGSLMGHKVSELSEGQKGLLSFARLTLMRPGLLILDEPTNHINFRHLPVIAKAINEYEGALIMVSHMPDFVKEIKFDEVLDLGKV; via the coding sequence ATGGCTGAAGAAGTAATTTTACGGTTCGACGAAGTCGCATTTGAATACGAGGAAAAAAAGCCGATTTTGGACGCGGCCAGTTTTAGCGTGCGAAAAAGCGCGAAGATTACTTTAATGGGCCAAAATGGCGCAGGCAAGAGCTCGATGTTCGCTTTAATCATGGGTGAATTAAAACCCAAGTCCGGCCGGGTTTCGGTTGCGAATAACGCGACTATCGCGACTGCCCGCCAGGTAATGGCCCGGGAAGATTTGGACTTAACCGTGGAACAATATTTTGCCAAAGCTTTTGAGATCGTGCCCGGCAACTTAGCTAGCCGAATTTCTAAAGTATTAGAGGCGGTAAACCTGGATGTGCCAACTGACCGGCGCGTCGGCGACCTTTCCGGCGGCCAGCAAGCCAGGCTCTTACTGGCTTTCGCTTTAATCCAAAATCCGGATATCCTACTGCTTGACGAACCGACCAATAACCTGGACCAAGAGGGAATTGACCATCTAATTACCTTCTTAATCATGTACGATAAAACCGTGATCGTAATTTCTCATGACGCCGATTTCCTAAATTGCTTTACTGAAGGCGTTATTTATCTTGATGTTTTTACCAAAAAAATCGAAACTTACGTCGGCGATTATTATTCGGTAGTGGAAGAAATCAGTAAAAGGGTCGAGCGCGAGCAGAGAAAAAACGCCCAGTTAAAAAAACAGATTATCGACCGCAAGGAAAAGGTAAATTTTTTCGCCAATAAAGGCGGCAAGATGCGCAAGCTGGCCAAAAAATTAAAAGATGAAACTGCCGAGCTGGAAGAAGATATGGTTGACGTCCGGCAGGAAGATAGAACTATCCGGCCGTTCGATATTCCGACCCAAGAAATTGTTGGCGAAATCGTTAAGATTAGCGCCGTGAAGATTATCTATAACCACGAGCCGCAGATAAAAAAAGTCGATAAAACTCTCCGCAAAAAAATGCACCTCTTAGTAACCGGACCGAACGGAGTGGGCAAAAGCACGTTTTTACGCTCGCTTGTTTCGGGCAAAAATAAAGAAGCGAAAATTTTGGAGCAGGTAAGAGTCGGCTATTATAGCCAGGATTTTTCTAACCTCGATTTTAACCAGACGGTTTTTGAATCGCTCCAAAGCGTTTTGGCGGATGGTACTGACACTCAAACCATGCGCTCGGTCGCGGCCGGGTTTTTAATTACTGGCAGCCTGATGGGCCACAAGGTTTCCGAACTTTCGGAAGGGCAAAAAGGGCTCTTGTCTTTCGCGCGCCTTACGCTTATGCGGCCCGGACTCTTAATCTTAGACGAGCCGACCAACCATATAAATTTCCGCCATCTTCCGGTAATCGCCAAGGCGATTAACGAATACGAAGGGGCGCTCATTATGGTAAGCCACATGCCGGATTTTGTTAAAGAAATAAAATTTGACGAGGTTTTGGATTTGGGAAAAGTCTAG
- a CDS encoding VanW family protein — MPSLSAKFDSWKQNRLLSLAVVFFIALLVFLGILCAAIFIFQSQYKGKAYPGVYAGNINLGGKNQNEVNSILAEKFSEIDKNGILFYRGNGQVIVYPALAESADIAVNLISLDLDATSKNIFQYGRGASFFSGLLDILNAAVYGERVFLAVETNDEKIKELLENGFTPLEVQAKSAGLEYANGAFAVTREQSGQLVNYDKALNSLKSNLRRANFSPIEVEISQVASPEVSYSEVLESDAINRAESIIGLAPLTLTCKDKKWPIAKEDLAGFLALKKDYAYCQANPAECENTALSKIKVGIDEDKFREYLEKNVSPQIDIAAQDARFKIENGAVTEFQGSNDGQKLDLEKSLAKIEFELAIKKNNKVELAVEVTKSGLSQESVNEYGIKEIVGIGESNFAGSPTNRRKNIRTGANKLNGVLIRPGEEFSLLKALGKIDGTTGYFTELVIKGNKTIPEYGGGLCQIGTTVFRAALASGLPITARANHSYRVQYYEPAGTDATIYDPAPDLKFLNDTGNYILIQSRIEGNYLYFDFWGAKDGRQITKTKPVIYNIVKPAPQKIVETTDLKPGEKKCTEKAHNGADAYFDYKVIYPSGEAKEKRFSSHYRPWQAVCLLGVEKLSAEANVQTPAVQSTGSSTIQTPAPAVPSSGETPPVPSQ; from the coding sequence ATGCCGAGCTTATCCGCCAAATTCGACAGTTGGAAGCAGAACAGATTGCTTAGTTTAGCAGTCGTTTTTTTTATTGCTTTATTAGTTTTTTTGGGGATTCTATGCGCCGCTATTTTCATTTTTCAAAGCCAGTATAAAGGCAAGGCCTACCCCGGGGTTTACGCCGGCAATATTAATCTGGGCGGAAAAAACCAAAATGAGGTTAATTCCATCCTGGCAGAAAAATTTTCCGAGATTGATAAAAACGGCATTCTTTTTTATCGCGGAAACGGCCAAGTTATCGTTTACCCGGCATTGGCGGAAAGCGCCGATATTGCCGTTAACTTAATCAGTCTCGATCTTGACGCGACCTCAAAAAATATTTTCCAATACGGAAGAGGGGCAAGCTTCTTCTCCGGCCTTTTAGATATCTTAAACGCCGCGGTTTACGGGGAAAGAGTTTTTTTAGCCGTCGAAACTAATGATGAAAAGATAAAAGAGCTTTTGGAAAACGGCTTCACTCCCCTAGAAGTCCAGGCTAAAAGCGCCGGCCTTGAATACGCAAACGGGGCGTTCGCCGTTACCCGGGAGCAGTCCGGCCAGCTGGTAAATTATGACAAGGCTTTAAATTCTTTAAAAAGCAATTTAAGGCGGGCCAATTTCTCCCCGATTGAAGTCGAAATTAGCCAAGTTGCCAGTCCCGAAGTAAGCTATAGCGAAGTTTTGGAAAGCGACGCCATTAACCGCGCGGAAAGCATTATCGGCCTGGCGCCGCTGACTTTAACCTGCAAGGACAAAAAATGGCCAATCGCGAAAGAGGACTTGGCGGGCTTCCTTGCCTTGAAAAAGGATTATGCTTACTGCCAGGCCAATCCGGCGGAATGCGAAAATACAGCTTTAAGCAAGATTAAGGTTGGAATCGATGAAGATAAGTTCAGGGAATACCTGGAAAAAAACGTATCTCCGCAAATCGATATCGCGGCCCAGGATGCCAGGTTTAAAATCGAGAATGGCGCCGTTACCGAATTCCAGGGATCAAACGACGGACAAAAATTAGACCTGGAAAAAAGTCTGGCTAAAATAGAATTTGAGCTGGCTATCAAAAAAAATAATAAAGTCGAGCTGGCGGTCGAGGTTACCAAAAGCGGCTTAAGCCAAGAAAGCGTAAACGAATACGGGATAAAAGAAATTGTCGGAATCGGAGAATCGAATTTTGCCGGAAGTCCGACCAACCGGAGAAAAAATATCCGTACCGGCGCCAATAAGTTAAATGGAGTATTAATCCGCCCGGGCGAAGAATTCTCACTGCTTAAAGCTTTGGGCAAAATTGACGGCACTACCGGATATTTCACCGAGCTGGTAATCAAAGGCAACAAAACCATTCCCGAATACGGCGGCGGGCTGTGCCAAATCGGAACAACGGTTTTCCGCGCCGCTTTGGCTTCGGGCCTGCCGATTACCGCTCGCGCCAACCATTCTTACCGGGTCCAGTATTATGAGCCGGCCGGAACTGACGCGACGATTTATGATCCGGCGCCGGATTTAAAATTTTTAAATGACACGGGAAATTACATCCTTATCCAGTCCCGCATTGAAGGCAATTATTTATATTTTGATTTCTGGGGAGCTAAAGACGGCCGCCAAATTACGAAGACCAAGCCCGTTATCTACAACATTGTTAAACCCGCGCCCCAGAAAATCGTTGAAACCACCGACTTAAAGCCGGGCGAAAAAAAGTGCACGGAAAAAGCCCATAACGGCGCGGACGCCTATTTTGATTATAAAGTCATCTATCCTTCGGGCGAGGCAAAAGAAAAAAGATTTTCTTCCCATTATCGCCCCTGGCAGGCAGTCTGCCTTTTAGGGGTGGAAAAATTATCGGCCGAAGCAAATGTCCAGACTCCCGCCGTCCAGAGCACCGGCTCAAGTACTATCCAGACTCCCGCACCTGCCGTCCCTTCTTCCGGGGAAACCCCGCCAGTTCCAAGCCAATAA
- a CDS encoding helix-turn-helix transcriptional regulator has translation MTNRIKELRQKFGLTQEELANIAGVRRETIIFLEQGKYNPSLKLAHDVARALKAKIDDVFIFGK, from the coding sequence ATGACTAATAGAATCAAGGAATTAAGGCAAAAATTCGGACTCACCCAGGAAGAACTGGCGAACATCGCCGGGGTCAGGCGGGAAACTATTATTTTTTTGGAACAAGGAAAATATAATCCTTCCTTAAAATTGGCGCATGACGTGGCGCGGGCGCTAAAGGCGAAAATTGATGACGTTTTTATATTCGGTAAATAA
- a CDS encoding GreA/GreB family elongation factor, giving the protein MRVPIRKPGKYTHLKPDPHLTEEKYNELKSKLVRMLKSRPPLIEEVKFHALNGDFSENAAYQIAKGRLRGLNQRIIELEDHLKQAIIISPRNNFRIEAGHKVTVLVRGKEKIYKILGSSETDPDKGIISRNSPIGSALLGRKAGDRVKVRLAEKEVIYEILKIE; this is encoded by the coding sequence ATGAGAGTGCCAATTAGAAAACCAGGAAAATATACCCATCTAAAGCCAGACCCCCATCTGACCGAGGAAAAATATAATGAGCTCAAGTCAAAACTGGTTCGCATGTTAAAGTCGCGTCCGCCCCTGATTGAAGAAGTAAAATTCCATGCCCTAAACGGCGACTTCTCGGAAAACGCCGCTTACCAGATTGCCAAAGGGCGCCTCCGAGGCTTAAACCAGCGCATAATTGAGCTGGAAGACCATCTTAAACAGGCAATAATTATCAGCCCGAGAAATAACTTTCGGATTGAGGCCGGGCACAAGGTAACGGTTTTAGTCCGGGGGAAAGAAAAAATTTATAAAATCCTTGGCTCTTCCGAAACTGACCCGGACAAGGGAATAATCTCCCGCAATTCTCCGATAGGCTCGGCGCTCTTAGGCCGCAAGGCCGGCGACCGGGTAAAAGTGCGCTTAGCCGAAAAGGAAGTAATATATGAGATTTTAAAAATTGAATAA
- a CDS encoding Hsp20/alpha crystallin family protein, translating to MANLFKKLAGLNNAIEITNLAEGETEAGEWGEEGAKEDGWLGEEFDEGQLSIDVYQTPENIVVKSTIAGVKPQDIDISINNDMLTIRGRREMGETVREENYLFRECYWGNFSRSVILPVEVKAEKIEATLENGILTIVLPKAKTMKQISVKVKEIL from the coding sequence ATGGCTAATCTTTTCAAAAAATTAGCGGGTCTCAATAACGCAATTGAAATAACCAACCTGGCCGAAGGAGAAACCGAAGCCGGGGAATGGGGCGAAGAAGGCGCCAAAGAAGACGGATGGCTGGGTGAAGAATTTGACGAGGGCCAGCTTTCGATTGATGTTTACCAGACTCCGGAAAATATCGTAGTAAAATCGACCATCGCCGGCGTAAAACCCCAGGATATTGACATTTCAATCAACAATGATATGCTGACCATCCGCGGACGGCGGGAAATGGGAGAAACTGTCCGGGAAGAAAATTACCTTTTCCGGGAATGCTACTGGGGCAATTTTTCCCGCTCGGTAATTTTGCCGGTGGAAGTAAAAGCGGAAAAAATCGAAGCTACTTTGGAAAACGGCATTCTTACCATTGTCTTGCCTAAGGCTAAGACTATGAAGCAGATTTCGGTTAAGGTGAAAGAAATATTATAA
- a CDS encoding prenyltransferase/squalene oxidase repeat-containing protein, whose protein sequence is MKTQKISFKNSGIIILAALILAAPFGVSAATIHLRMETAGESLFNGDISVSPCKESPDAETETLNAKCAIEQSGLLNNFSYWGSDAFLNSIGTYENNKDGNGIYWSYFLNLDYGMLALNKQILSENDSLLLVYDTNPLKIETSTTTPTVGSEVEIKVYQFGLDADWNPVWSPSAGSKVLVDGAENEAADGGYKFTAATTTPLTVYGKKPGFLDSPAIVISGHEAPAEEPVPEAVPINSGINGGGGYFLPLEKAFDLGKAIEFLAKNQKEDGSFASPMITDWAAIAFSAYGPGENLEKIKSYYQGASDSGFGLTDYVRRAMALMALNINPYNGLKIDYIKKITSQFDGVQFGDPDYNNDDIFSLLVLENAGFGAGDEIIAKDVNYILSGQDASGSFGGVDLTAAAIQALRPLSQDAKIGEAIAKAKSYLAASQKEDGGFGNSFSTSWVLMAINALGEDAGGWAKNGSDPKDFLAALQAADGGLEKEDAPLDTRIWATAYAVPAALGKDWNSLMNDFSKVEGVKNEIPAGESVNEEKIEEGGKDKEKIEEFVKDDKDDSEKNADKNVNEEKKNEDQASEEKGEVLGVKVDYLENFSAAEKEEILKSYFDAFGKNPESESEWEDARKIANGRWPSQRNPEREEAVKADFVKIYHRQPNMLDSYDNAAITIMAYGLRPQRDVLKEQAALSTFAQVYGRLPINYQDWSIIRAISYSGASR, encoded by the coding sequence ATGAAAACGCAGAAAATCAGTTTTAAAAATTCAGGAATTATTATCCTGGCCGCGCTTATCCTAGCCGCGCCGTTTGGCGTTAGCGCCGCCACTATTCATTTAAGAATGGAAACCGCGGGCGAGAGCTTGTTTAATGGAGATATAAGCGTTTCCCCCTGCAAAGAAAGTCCGGACGCGGAGACCGAAACCTTAAACGCCAAGTGCGCCATAGAGCAATCGGGGCTTTTGAATAATTTCAGCTATTGGGGCAGCGACGCTTTTTTAAATTCAATCGGAACTTATGAAAACAATAAAGACGGCAACGGAATCTATTGGTCCTATTTTTTAAACCTGGACTATGGCATGCTAGCTTTAAACAAACAGATATTAAGCGAAAATGATTCTTTGCTCCTTGTTTATGATACAAACCCTTTAAAAATTGAAACTTCCACTACAACGCCGACGGTCGGCAGTGAGGTGGAGATAAAAGTTTATCAGTTTGGCTTGGACGCGGACTGGAATCCGGTTTGGAGTCCGTCCGCGGGCAGTAAGGTTTTGGTGGACGGAGCGGAAAATGAAGCGGCCGACGGAGGCTATAAATTTACGGCCGCTACAACAACTCCTTTAACTGTTTACGGAAAAAAACCGGGGTTTTTAGACAGCCCGGCCATAGTAATTAGCGGGCATGAGGCACCGGCCGAAGAACCAGTACCTGAAGCTGTTCCGATAAACAGCGGAATTAACGGCGGCGGGGGATACTTTTTGCCCTTGGAAAAAGCTTTTGATCTGGGAAAAGCCATAGAATTTTTAGCGAAGAATCAAAAGGAGGATGGGTCGTTCGCGAGTCCCATGATTACCGACTGGGCGGCGATCGCCTTTAGCGCTTACGGACCGGGAGAAAATTTAGAAAAAATAAAAAGCTATTACCAGGGCGCGTCGGATAGCGGTTTTGGCTTAACCGATTATGTCCGGCGGGCCATGGCTTTAATGGCTCTAAATATTAATCCTTACAACGGGTTAAAAATCGATTACATAAAAAAAATAACCAGCCAATTTGACGGCGTCCAGTTCGGCGATCCGGATTATAATAATGACGATATTTTCTCCCTCTTGGTTTTGGAAAATGCCGGGTTTGGCGCGGGCGATGAAATAATCGCCAAAGACGTAAACTATATTTTGTCAGGACAAGACGCAAGCGGCAGTTTTGGCGGAGTCGATCTGACGGCGGCCGCCATCCAGGCCTTGCGTCCGCTTTCCCAGGACGCGAAAATAGGCGAAGCGATAGCCAAAGCAAAAAGCTATCTGGCTGCGAGCCAAAAAGAAGACGGCGGGTTTGGCAACAGTTTTTCTACCAGCTGGGTTTTGATGGCGATAAATGCTTTGGGCGAGGATGCTGGTGGCTGGGCAAAAAACGGGAGCGATCCGAAAGATTTTTTAGCAGCCTTGCAGGCGGCTGACGGAGGGTTGGAAAAAGAAGACGCGCCGTTAGATACCAGGATCTGGGCGACGGCCTACGCGGTTCCGGCGGCTTTAGGGAAAGACTGGAATTCCTTAATGAATGATTTTTCCAAAGTCGAGGGCGTGAAAAATGAAATTCCGGCTGGAGAAAGCGTGAACGAAGAAAAAATAGAGGAAGGCGGTAAGGATAAAGAAAAAATTGAAGAGTTTGTCAAAGACGATAAGGATGATAGCGAAAAAAATGCTGATAAAAACGTTAATGAGGAGAAAAAGAATGAAGACCAGGCGAGCGAAGAAAAAGGGGAGGTGCTGGGAGTGAAGGTTGATTATTTGGAAAATTTTTCGGCGGCGGAAAAAGAAGAAATTTTAAAATCGTATTTTGACGCCTTTGGAAAAAACCCGGAGAGCGAAAGCGAATGGGAAGACGCGCGAAAAATCGCTAATGGCCGCTGGCCGTCCCAAAGAAATCCGGAACGCGAAGAGGCGGTAAAAGCGGATTTTGTTAAAATCTATCACCGCCAGCCAAACATGCTGGACTCTTACGATAACGCCGCCATAACTATCATGGCTTACGGCCTCCGCCCCCAAAGGGATGTTTTAAAGGAACAGGCGGCTTTAAGTACCTTTGCCCAGGTTTACGGGAGGTTGCCGATAAATTACCAGGATTGGAGTATAATCCGAGCTATAAGCTATTCGGGCGCCAGCCGATAA
- a CDS encoding DUF2178 domain-containing protein — MTLKKFRALKIVVAAILSALVAQAVIINNFYLAAAGVLIAMALILIMRRQVKEVVADERDYEIAGKAARWSLTIFSIIGSIAVFVLLALRSENPIFEAVGSALAYSICSLLLLNGLIFSYLNKSFTGGRKTLYFILAAVLILIFTVAGLRLFSGEDGWICVNGQWVEHGHPRSPMPDSVCGKASGQ, encoded by the coding sequence ATGACTCTTAAAAAATTCCGGGCGCTAAAAATTGTCGTGGCCGCCATCCTCTCCGCCTTAGTAGCCCAGGCGGTAATCATCAACAATTTTTATCTCGCGGCCGCGGGCGTATTAATCGCCATGGCCCTAATTTTGATAATGCGCCGCCAGGTAAAAGAAGTAGTGGCGGATGAGAGGGATTATGAGATTGCCGGCAAAGCGGCCCGCTGGTCATTAACCATCTTTTCCATCATTGGCTCAATAGCAGTTTTTGTTTTACTGGCCCTCCGGAGCGAAAACCCTATTTTTGAGGCCGTCGGTTCGGCCTTAGCCTATTCGATTTGCTCCCTGCTTCTTTTAAATGGTTTGATCTTTAGCTATTTAAATAAATCCTTTACCGGCGGACGGAAAACCCTATATTTTATCCTGGCCGCGGTTTTGATTTTAATCTTTACCGTTGCCGGGTTAAGGCTATTTTCCGGAGAAGACGGCTGGATCTGTGTAAACGGCCAATGGGTTGAGCACGGCCATCCAAGATCCCCGATGCCGGATTCGGTCTGTGGCAAAGCCAGCGGACAATAA
- a CDS encoding DUF4430 domain-containing protein — translation MINFSKKFRMIVLAAFFVFLSLTFIGNAGWLDSDANKELPVSEKISGDSNLAAEESAEPQGSVSEDGLGLTDNPGLNGYIEKKTSADSDKSNNLPKKEVAGNKIGSDTGSAAVNQSVSAVNETVPGGDGAREKEVEIVQSENMYPAALYIGSEKFGASVLPRSTVYDLMDSLKNKGALSFSGKNYSGIGFFVEEINGIKNNPKTGEFWIYYINNKPANVGISGYELKPGDVISWKYENAENQF, via the coding sequence ATGATAAATTTTTCCAAAAAATTTAGAATGATTGTGTTGGCGGCTTTTTTCGTCTTTTTATCCTTAACGTTTATTGGAAATGCAGGCTGGCTGGATTCGGACGCCAATAAAGAACTGCCGGTCTCGGAAAAAATAAGCGGCGATTCTAATCTGGCCGCCGAAGAAAGCGCAGAGCCTCAAGGCAGTGTTTCGGAAGATGGTTTGGGATTAACCGATAATCCGGGGTTGAATGGTTATATAGAGAAGAAGACCTCGGCCGATTCTGACAAATCGAATAATCTGCCAAAAAAGGAAGTGGCGGGCAATAAAATTGGGTCAGATACGGGTTCCGCGGCGGTTAATCAATCTGTTTCGGCTGTAAATGAAACTGTGCCAGGCGGAGATGGCGCTCGCGAAAAGGAAGTAGAGATTGTCCAGTCAGAAAACATGTATCCGGCCGCGCTTTATATTGGCAGTGAAAAATTCGGCGCCTCGGTTTTGCCCAGAAGTACGGTTTATGATTTAATGGACAGCCTGAAAAATAAGGGAGCGCTGTCGTTTAGCGGGAAAAATTATTCAGGAATCGGGTTTTTTGTTGAAGAAATAAATGGAATAAAAAATAATCCCAAAACCGGAGAGTTTTGGATTTACTATATTAACAACAAGCCGGCTAACGTTGGAATTTCAGGGTATGAATTAAAGCCCGGCGATGTAATCAGCTGGAAGTATGAAAACGCAGAAAATCAGTTTTAA
- a CDS encoding GIY-YIG nuclease family protein, which translates to MFYIYALLFESGRIYVGMTSDLETRIKDHKRGKTKSTKNRGNFQVAILGEAENRTNARQKEKYWKSGCGKEKIKTTWSGSSVG; encoded by the coding sequence ATGTTCTATATTTATGCTCTGTTATTTGAATCAGGCAGAATATACGTCGGTATGACGTCTGATTTAGAAACCCGAATAAAAGATCATAAACGTGGAAAGACAAAATCCACAAAAAACAGAGGAAATTTCCAAGTCGCAATTCTTGGGGAAGCAGAAAACCGGACAAACGCACGCCAAAAAGAAAAGTACTGGAAATCAGGATGTGGCAAAGAAAAAATAAAAACTACCTGGAGTGGTAGCTCAGTTGGTTAG